GATCGACGATGTAAAAGAGGCCGTTGACGATGACGAGATCGAACGGCTCGTCCAGAGGAATGGCGTGGGCGGCGGCGTGCACGAACTCGACTTCGGGAAATTTGGCTTTGCCGTCGGAAACCGCCTCGGCGGAAAGCTCCACGGCCACGGCCTCGGCGCCGGTACGCCGGGCGATGGCCGCCAGCCGGTAGCCGTTCGCGGCGGCGATCTCCAGCACGCGTCGCGGCCGCAAGCGATAAAGTTCCATCACCTTGAGCGGAAAGTCGTTGCCGAGGTCGATCTGCTCCAAGGCCGATTTATTCCGCGCGAACCACCGGTCGCATTCCGAGCTGGCGAACACTTCGCTTTGGCTAAGCTGCATGACGCTGAACCTCCTCGTAAACGGCTTCGATCACCTGCTCCACTTCAGCGCCCGTCATCGCGGGATATATCGGCAGGCTTAAAATCTCCTCGTAGGCTTTTTCCGCCACCGGGCATTGTCCCTTGCCGTAGCCGAAGCGGCGCCGGTAGTAAGGGTGCAGATAAACCGGCAGGTAGTGCACGTTGACGCCGATGCCGCGTTTTCTGAGATGAACGAACAACCGGTCGCGGCTCCCGTCCCAGCGGCCGGATTGCAGCGCAACCACGTAGAGATGGTACGCGTGGGCGGCGTTCTCGGAGACGGCGAGCGGCCGGACGGCCGGCAAGGCCGCGAACGCCTCGTCGTAACGTTTTGCGATGGATCGCCGCGCCGCGATTTGAGCGGGGAGCCGGGCGAGCTGGCTCAAGCCCAGCGCGCACTGGAAGTCGGTGATGCGATAGTTGTAGCCGATGTCTTCCATCTCGTAGTACCAGGTGTCCTTGCGGTTTCTCTCGTGATGATTCGTCGTGACGCCGTGATTTCTAAACCGGCGCATCAGCGCCGCCATGCCGCGGTC
The Candidatus Binatia bacterium genome window above contains:
- a CDS encoding class I SAM-dependent methyltransferase; protein product: MQLSQSEVFASSECDRWFARNKSALEQIDLGNDFPLKVMELYRLRPRRVLEIAAANGYRLAAIARRTGAEAVAVELSAEAVSDGKAKFPEVEFVHAAAHAIPLDEPFDLVIVNGLFYIVDRTQLLRSIAEIDRLVADGGFLILGDFLPANLLKIRYHHVPEGEVYSYKQDYSAAFVASGLYHPVSLLTGDSHSRDLNPEARENDRFCVWLLRKMLHDHYAESSLGR